A single genomic interval of Brevibacillus brevis harbors:
- a CDS encoding NAD-dependent epimerase/dehydratase family protein, protein MRLLYLYRGLNPSAASLPQGVVSIKGDRAHLNEYRETFRSFAPDVVIDLFPYTEADARLLIETFQDIAGRVVAISSCDVYQAFGRVNKIESGPITTEPLTEESTLCENRYPFRGARPDREDYDKVLVERVVMGQQSLPGTILRLPMVYGPHDYQHRVYPYLQRMRDGRPFILLEEGFASWRWARSYVEDIAHAICLVATDDRAKNQIYHVAEEQCLSMREWIERIGSVYGWNGKVITAPSTELPTEYVMQIETKQHIQLDTAKIRQELGYTEQTTAEESMRRTIAWEIDHPPENILQENNYITEDKLLTELGV, encoded by the coding sequence ATGAGGTTGCTGTATTTATATAGGGGGCTTAACCCCAGTGCTGCTTCTCTTCCACAAGGTGTCGTCTCTATTAAGGGAGATCGTGCCCACCTGAATGAATATCGGGAGACTTTTCGTTCCTTTGCACCTGATGTCGTTATTGATCTGTTTCCGTACACAGAAGCAGATGCCCGCCTGCTGATAGAAACGTTTCAGGATATAGCAGGCCGTGTCGTAGCGATCAGTAGCTGTGACGTGTATCAGGCATTCGGACGGGTAAACAAGATCGAATCGGGTCCGATTACGACCGAGCCGCTTACGGAAGAGTCGACGCTTTGTGAGAATCGTTACCCGTTCCGTGGAGCAAGGCCAGATCGTGAAGATTATGACAAGGTACTCGTGGAGCGAGTTGTGATGGGGCAGCAGAGCTTGCCAGGCACGATTTTGCGCTTGCCGATGGTGTATGGCCCTCATGATTACCAACATCGCGTCTACCCATACCTTCAGCGGATGCGTGACGGACGTCCGTTTATTTTACTCGAAGAAGGCTTTGCTTCTTGGCGGTGGGCACGCAGCTACGTAGAAGACATCGCGCATGCCATTTGTCTGGTGGCTACCGACGATCGAGCAAAGAATCAGATTTATCACGTAGCAGAAGAGCAATGCTTGTCGATGCGAGAGTGGATTGAGCGAATCGGCAGCGTTTACGGTTGGAATGGCAAAGTGATTACAGCTCCGTCTACTGAGTTACCGACCGAATATGTCATGCAGATCGAAACGAAGCAGCATATTCAACTGGATACGGCAAAAATCAGGCAAGAGCTGGGGTATACAGAACAAACGACCGCAGAGGAGTCTATGCGACGTACGATTGCATGGGAGATTGATCATCCTCCTGAGAACATATTACAAGAAAATAATTATATAACAGAGGATAAATTACTCACGGAGCTTGGTGTTTAG
- a CDS encoding methyl-accepting chemotaxis protein has protein sequence MKIRTKIILAFGVILAVMFGSGTYMHLEMLAMKASYTKIIEDEKLLTDLREMQFIMTGRNNDERAYLLTGDEEFRMELKGKAAKVDSLFAKMNSSLESSHHREKMEEAMGLYKSFLESSDKAVEAQDNGLHEEAIAHHFGKERQSRIALDSVVSGLVEEVRNEIEVDRQELAENEGISAMIQLFFNAMGILVAIVVGGFLIRSIVAPLHRVNKQLHDIAEGKGDLTQELTVFSKDEIGQLAGSFNRMLANLRELISQVRGHAQQVAAAAEQLTASSKQTSQATEQIAITIQEMTEGTDRQSQNVEESQQEVEEISAGIEKIAARAQSVSAAAASTSELATEGDRTIQQSVTQMNGIGETMENLTALVGGLGKRSEQIGQIVEVITQISGQTNLLALNAAIEAARAGEHGRGFAVVADEVRKLAEQASASAQEISQLVASIQMETNEAVLTMEKGSQEVSDGMGGVARAGEAFSQIRDAVVGVTNEIQEVSTSAHTLTESTGKVGQSMQMIATVAQSAVSHSVEVSSATEEQLASMEEIYSSAASLASLADDLEKLIGHFKV, from the coding sequence GTGAAAATCAGAACAAAAATCATCCTGGCTTTTGGTGTCATATTGGCAGTCATGTTCGGTTCAGGTACGTATATGCACCTGGAAATGCTAGCAATGAAGGCATCCTACACAAAAATTATCGAAGACGAAAAACTATTGACGGACCTGCGTGAAATGCAGTTCATTATGACAGGTCGAAATAATGACGAGCGAGCCTACTTGTTAACAGGCGATGAAGAATTTCGGATGGAATTGAAGGGAAAGGCAGCAAAGGTGGACAGCCTGTTTGCCAAAATGAACAGTTCTCTAGAGTCTTCGCACCATCGTGAAAAAATGGAGGAGGCAATGGGACTGTACAAGTCCTTTCTGGAGTCGAGTGATAAAGCGGTAGAGGCACAGGATAATGGGCTACATGAGGAAGCCATCGCTCATCACTTCGGCAAGGAGCGGCAATCGAGAATAGCATTGGATTCGGTTGTGAGTGGATTGGTCGAAGAGGTGCGTAATGAAATCGAAGTAGATAGACAGGAGCTGGCGGAGAACGAAGGAATATCGGCCATGATCCAGTTGTTTTTTAATGCAATGGGAATTCTCGTCGCGATTGTGGTCGGCGGTTTTCTGATTCGCTCGATTGTGGCACCCCTGCATCGGGTGAACAAACAGCTACACGATATCGCTGAAGGAAAAGGAGATTTGACGCAAGAGTTGACCGTTTTTTCCAAAGACGAGATTGGACAGTTGGCAGGCTCATTCAACCGGATGCTAGCTAACTTACGAGAGCTGATTTCTCAGGTTCGCGGGCATGCCCAGCAGGTTGCAGCCGCGGCTGAACAACTGACAGCGAGCTCGAAGCAAACGAGCCAAGCTACGGAACAGATCGCCATCACGATCCAGGAAATGACGGAAGGAACGGACAGGCAATCCCAAAACGTAGAAGAGAGTCAGCAAGAAGTCGAAGAAATATCCGCAGGAATTGAAAAAATTGCGGCACGTGCGCAAAGCGTATCTGCTGCGGCTGCCAGTACCTCAGAGCTGGCGACAGAGGGGGATCGAACCATCCAGCAGTCGGTTACCCAGATGAACGGGATCGGAGAAACGATGGAGAATTTGACTGCACTGGTAGGTGGCTTGGGAAAACGCTCCGAGCAAATCGGTCAAATCGTGGAAGTCATTACGCAAATTTCAGGTCAGACGAATCTATTGGCATTGAATGCTGCCATCGAAGCGGCGAGGGCTGGCGAGCATGGCAGAGGCTTTGCTGTCGTGGCGGATGAAGTGCGAAAGCTGGCGGAGCAGGCATCTGCATCGGCACAAGAAATTTCCCAGTTGGTAGCGTCGATCCAGATGGAGACGAACGAAGCGGTCCTCACGATGGAAAAAGGCTCTCAAGAAGTATCAGATGGAATGGGAGGCGTCGCAAGAGCAGGAGAAGCGTTCTCTCAAATTCGCGATGCTGTTGTGGGCGTGACGAATGAGATTCAAGAAGTATCGACTTCTGCACATACCCTTACGGAAAGTACAGGCAAGGTCGGACAATCGATGCAGATGATCGCCACTGTCGCGCAATCGGCTGTCTCTCACTCGGTGGAAGTCTCGTCTGCTACAGAAGAACAGCTTGCTTCGATGGAGGAGATATACTCCTCGGCTGCATCACTGGCGAGTCTCGCGGATGATTTGGAAAAACTGATAGGCCATTTCAAGGTATAA
- a CDS encoding IS607 family transposase — protein MYAIGKFAKMIGVTPKTLREWDKSGKLTPILVKENGYRYYSDEQLYEYLRRPAVEQERITIGYCRVSSNKQKDDLERQVDNVKSYMIARGYSFDVITDIGSGINYEKRGLLQLMDFIIQGKVDRVVVLDKDRLLSFGFELFENLCKRFSVVVEIIDNSEKTEEQELVEDLIQIVTVFSCRLPGKRANTAKKMIKELAENDSSEES, from the coding sequence ATGTACGCTATAGGGAAGTTTGCAAAGATGATCGGTGTAACACCTAAAACGTTAAGGGAATGGGATAAGTCAGGAAAGCTAACCCCAATTCTAGTAAAAGAAAATGGGTATCGTTATTACTCGGATGAACAGTTGTATGAGTATCTACGAAGACCTGCTGTCGAGCAGGAAAGAATAACAATTGGCTACTGCCGAGTATCAAGTAACAAGCAGAAAGATGACTTAGAACGTCAAGTGGATAATGTAAAATCCTACATGATTGCGAGAGGTTACTCTTTTGATGTGATTACAGATATCGGCAGTGGTATTAATTATGAAAAACGTGGGTTGCTTCAACTCATGGATTTCATCATTCAAGGTAAGGTTGATCGCGTTGTTGTTCTTGACAAGGATAGGTTACTAAGCTTTGGCTTCGAACTCTTTGAGAATCTATGCAAAAGATTCAGCGTTGTTGTTGAAATAATAGACAACTCCGAGAAAACAGAAGAACAGGAATTAGTTGAAGACCTTATCCAGATCGTAACGGTGTTTAGTTGTAGATTGCCAGGAAAGCGAGCAAACACAGCAAAGAAAATGATAAAGGAGTTGGCAGAAAATGATTCTAGCGAAGAAAGTTAG
- a CDS encoding RNA-guided endonuclease InsQ/TnpB family protein, whose amino-acid sequence MILAKKVRLKPTPEQERQLWKSVGTARWAYNWTLAKQEENYRNGGKFLLDGDLRKELTQLKQSEEYSWLYEVSNNITKQAVKDACDAYKKFFKKLAEKPTFKSRRRSKPSFYNDNVKLKVKQNHVLIEKVGWVTTSEQLPTDVNYTMPRISFDGKYWYLSVGVEQEFIQPELSGESLGIDVGVKELAVCSNGMTFKNINKTKVMKKAEKRLRRLQRKVSRKYEMNKEGSRFVKTCNIVKVEKHIRLLHRRLTNIRTNHSHQATSAIVKTKPSTVVMETLNIKGMMRNRHLSKAIAQQKLYEFKRQLQYKCEKYGIRFMEADKWYPSSKTCSDCGEVKKDLKISDRIFKCVCGLVLDRDVNASINLAKLAS is encoded by the coding sequence ATGATTCTAGCGAAGAAAGTTAGGCTCAAGCCAACTCCTGAACAAGAGCGACAACTTTGGAAATCTGTCGGTACTGCTCGTTGGGCTTACAACTGGACGCTTGCAAAACAAGAAGAAAACTATCGTAACGGTGGAAAGTTCTTGCTAGACGGTGATCTACGTAAGGAACTGACGCAGCTAAAGCAATCGGAAGAATATTCTTGGTTGTATGAAGTATCCAATAACATCACAAAGCAGGCGGTCAAAGACGCCTGCGATGCTTACAAGAAATTCTTCAAGAAGTTAGCGGAAAAGCCAACCTTCAAGAGCAGAAGACGCTCTAAGCCGTCTTTTTACAACGACAACGTGAAGCTGAAAGTTAAGCAGAATCACGTTCTCATTGAAAAGGTCGGATGGGTAACGACATCTGAACAATTGCCAACAGATGTGAATTATACGATGCCTCGAATCTCTTTTGACGGGAAGTATTGGTACTTATCTGTGGGTGTTGAACAAGAATTCATTCAGCCGGAGCTGTCAGGCGAGAGCCTTGGAATTGACGTAGGCGTAAAAGAGCTTGCGGTATGCTCTAACGGAATGACTTTCAAGAACATTAACAAGACAAAGGTAATGAAGAAAGCAGAGAAACGCTTGCGTAGGTTGCAACGTAAGGTTTCTCGAAAATACGAAATGAATAAGGAGGGAAGCCGTTTCGTCAAAACTTGCAACATTGTAAAGGTCGAGAAACACATTCGTTTGCTTCATCGGAGATTAACGAATATCCGTACCAATCACAGTCACCAAGCTACTAGCGCTATCGTGAAAACCAAGCCTAGCACAGTAGTTATGGAGACATTGAATATCAAAGGCATGATGAGGAACCGCCACCTATCAAAAGCTATCGCACAGCAAAAACTTTACGAGTTCAAGCGACAGTTACAGTACAAGTGCGAGAAATATGGGATTCGCTTTATGGAAGCCGACAAGTGGTATCCTTCATCCAAAACCTGCTCTGATTGCGGTGAGGTCAAGAAAGACTTAAAGATCTCAGATCGAATATTCAAATGTGTTTGTGGGCTAGTGTTAGATAGAGATGTAAACGCTTCTATTAACCTAGCAAAATTAGCGAGCTAA
- a CDS encoding metal-dependent hydrolase — MNWKTHMALGAIAGYCAYPSWKGSVIGATMALVPDIDQANSKLGNLMGPVSKMLQKGFGHRTVTHSWVILFLPFLLFGDSPAAMAALWGILSHLISDMLVGRIQLLWPLRVGWLGIRVSKSMYRTVDRIVFYVAIVYIVIKGYQ; from the coding sequence ATGAATTGGAAAACACATATGGCACTTGGTGCCATCGCAGGCTACTGCGCCTATCCTTCATGGAAGGGCAGCGTCATTGGCGCGACAATGGCACTCGTACCTGATATCGATCAGGCAAATAGCAAGCTCGGAAACTTGATGGGACCTGTATCCAAAATGCTCCAAAAAGGATTCGGTCATCGTACAGTGACACACTCATGGGTAATATTGTTCCTTCCATTTCTGCTATTCGGTGATTCTCCGGCAGCAATGGCAGCTCTGTGGGGGATATTGTCCCATCTGATCAGCGATATGCTGGTGGGCCGCATTCAGTTATTGTGGCCGTTGCGAGTGGGCTGGCTCGGCATTCGGGTGTCCAAATCGATGTATCGGACTGTGGATCGAATCGTATTTTATGTAGCGATTGTGTATATCGTGATCAAGGGTTATCAGTAG
- a CDS encoding DUF6583 family protein produces the protein METATNVNPPRKSKKKVWLIAGAAAVVVLGGLGTAYAKFDLFKSAKTIYLQAEAESMMKFSSDVSKAYGEYQDYMKPYLEKPVHSTTELSEIALDATIPDPEAQKILDMLGKAKLVMQSNIDEQKNQQSGNLEVHLQDKKLATLEYFMNDSVMGFKLPEFYSKYAYMDLKDRDALKEKLGEELPKRFVSYSDLHEAINFNQDELKTVMTPYAMLYADSIKDSQVSIKKDVPFSEEGLKEDAREITVTFNNAEGAALTKQIAEKAKADQKLFDLIYSRYHNVATLMLDSGYKVEEISKEEFKKNYEQAFDDIIKDTNDTDTKSTDQLKMVVLVNSDHQILSRKLLFDEKEKKDQLVYSSVSYDKGAETYYRYSLHNLSDQQSGEMSFTYRATEEKDKTKGKFSILAKETDQPILDFSTTFETTKQDKKKTGKYDFALVAADEYSSNPVALTGNVTVNETKTDNGVDSDGAVKVNFSNPTPDMPKGFSFKLKSKAEFGKALEIPAMTADNSINFATVTDQQMMEAQQEVMQNADKFMTENAELVQQFMMP, from the coding sequence ATGGAAACTGCAACAAACGTGAACCCACCGCGCAAAAGCAAGAAAAAAGTATGGCTGATCGCGGGGGCAGCGGCTGTCGTTGTGCTGGGTGGATTAGGAACCGCCTATGCCAAATTCGATTTGTTTAAGAGCGCAAAAACGATTTACCTGCAAGCGGAAGCGGAGAGCATGATGAAGTTTTCAAGCGACGTATCCAAAGCTTACGGGGAATACCAAGACTACATGAAGCCATATCTGGAAAAACCAGTTCACTCCACCACCGAGTTGAGTGAAATTGCCCTAGATGCAACGATCCCAGACCCGGAAGCGCAAAAAATTCTCGACATGCTAGGTAAAGCGAAGCTCGTAATGCAAAGCAACATCGATGAACAGAAAAATCAGCAATCAGGGAACCTGGAAGTTCACCTGCAAGATAAAAAGCTGGCTACCCTTGAGTACTTCATGAATGATTCTGTTATGGGCTTCAAGCTGCCAGAGTTTTACTCTAAATACGCTTATATGGACCTGAAAGATCGCGATGCCCTCAAGGAAAAGCTGGGCGAGGAACTGCCGAAGCGCTTCGTAAGCTATAGCGATTTACATGAAGCGATCAATTTCAACCAAGATGAACTCAAAACAGTAATGACTCCGTATGCCATGCTGTACGCTGACAGCATCAAAGACAGCCAGGTAAGCATCAAAAAAGATGTTCCTTTCTCTGAAGAAGGACTCAAGGAAGATGCACGTGAGATCACTGTTACTTTTAACAACGCAGAAGGCGCGGCTCTGACGAAGCAAATTGCAGAGAAGGCAAAAGCAGACCAAAAGCTGTTTGACCTGATCTACAGCCGCTACCACAATGTGGCTACGTTGATGCTCGACAGCGGCTACAAAGTAGAAGAAATCAGCAAAGAAGAATTCAAGAAAAACTACGAGCAAGCCTTCGATGACATCATCAAGGATACAAATGATACAGACACCAAATCAACTGATCAATTGAAAATGGTCGTGCTCGTAAATAGCGATCATCAAATCTTGTCCCGCAAGCTCTTGTTCGATGAGAAAGAGAAAAAAGATCAATTGGTCTACAGCAGTGTCTCCTACGATAAAGGCGCAGAAACGTACTACCGTTACTCCCTGCACAACCTGTCTGATCAGCAAAGTGGCGAAATGTCCTTCACGTACAGAGCGACAGAAGAAAAAGACAAGACAAAGGGCAAGTTCAGCATCCTGGCAAAAGAGACCGACCAGCCAATTCTGGACTTCTCGACTACTTTCGAGACAACCAAGCAAGACAAGAAAAAAACCGGAAAGTATGACTTTGCACTCGTAGCAGCAGACGAATATTCCTCCAACCCTGTTGCCCTGACCGGTAATGTTACCGTGAACGAGACGAAGACGGACAATGGTGTAGATTCAGACGGCGCAGTAAAAGTAAACTTCTCGAATCCTACTCCAGATATGCCAAAAGGCTTTAGCTTCAAGCTGAAGTCCAAAGCAGAATTTGGCAAAGCACTGGAAATTCCAGCTATGACTGCTGACAACTCCATCAACTTCGCTACTGTGACTGACCAACAAATGATGGAAGCACAACAAGAAGTCATGCAAAACGCAGATAAATTCATGACTGAAAACGCTGAGCTCGTGCAACAGTTCATGATGCCTTAA
- a CDS encoding LysR family transcriptional regulator, whose amino-acid sequence MDFRVLQTFMVAATTENFHQTAEALFIAQPTVSQHIRQLEKELGIKLFERVGKRVRLTAAGKRYLPHAKGLLQQWHNSMEDLQAWRQGYREKLQLAVSPIIARARFSHLLHRYTKLYPDVDISIKIVDSVEIGPLVQNGQADLGLTRMVPGEFQLSTYLLYEDPVVFAVPHSGGDMEAPLPDWEQEVQTNRLLTHNHPGYWDEVLLLLRQRGLSLRTMAVSQVDITKRFIEDGLGVSFLPRTAVDRDLFENRFIELPTPGLVLPKVASYLLVPKAGISEPAQHFIDILQSLYPPMPLVQSGGRT is encoded by the coding sequence GTGGATTTTCGGGTGCTGCAAACGTTTATGGTGGCGGCCACGACAGAAAATTTTCACCAGACAGCAGAAGCGTTGTTCATTGCGCAGCCTACTGTCAGCCAGCATATACGACAATTGGAAAAGGAATTGGGGATCAAGCTGTTTGAACGGGTTGGCAAACGCGTTCGGTTAACGGCTGCGGGCAAACGCTACTTGCCACATGCAAAAGGACTCCTTCAACAGTGGCATAACAGTATGGAGGACTTGCAGGCTTGGAGACAGGGCTATCGGGAAAAGCTTCAGTTGGCTGTTTCACCGATTATTGCCCGTGCTCGTTTTTCCCATTTGCTGCACCGTTACACCAAGCTCTATCCTGATGTAGATATCTCCATTAAAATTGTCGACTCCGTGGAAATTGGCCCGCTTGTTCAAAATGGACAGGCTGATCTGGGCTTAACCCGGATGGTACCGGGAGAATTCCAGTTGTCTACTTATCTTTTGTACGAAGATCCTGTCGTTTTTGCAGTCCCTCACAGTGGCGGAGATATGGAGGCGCCCTTGCCAGATTGGGAGCAAGAGGTGCAAACGAACCGTTTGTTGACCCACAATCATCCGGGCTACTGGGATGAGGTGCTGTTGCTTTTGCGTCAGAGGGGGCTTTCCTTGCGTACGATGGCTGTTTCGCAGGTAGACATTACAAAGCGATTCATCGAGGATGGATTGGGCGTTTCCTTTTTGCCTCGGACGGCTGTTGATCGGGATTTGTTTGAAAACCGCTTTATCGAACTGCCCACACCTGGTCTTGTTTTGCCAAAGGTCGCTTCTTATTTGCTGGTACCAAAAGCAGGGATTAGCGAGCCAGCGCAGCATTTTATCGATATCTTGCAGTCCTTGTATCCACCGATGCCGCTTGTTCAGTCCGGTGGACGGACATAA
- a CDS encoding DUF418 domain-containing protein: MTNMQAEPISQKDRIYSIDIVRGLALFGILLVNLPSFIMYSEDVPLPIEAGIDAWIRLSYDLFIQTKFFGIFSFLFGLGFYIFMSRAEQRGQKVFRLFSRRLLAMFAIGVIHIFIWFGDILAVYALLGFLLMPFYRRKPSTILAWAGSLGGVYMLTQGVALVQTLNGQEVYSFVASLQTTLIPIFVMFLFGLYAGSRGLIAQIREHKPLLKRIAATTLVISLPIAAGIMWASGVVYGPKLEQVNKILVDLSTLPMALCFIASLFLLLDRELARKILQPFAYTGQMGLTTYLGQTVIMTILIPLFGITAMPLSSWLLLAFPIYAFQLLVSWLWLKRFNRGPMEKLWRFLTYGRKKKSVPAPAN, from the coding sequence ATGACGAATATGCAGGCTGAACCAATCTCACAGAAGGATCGGATTTATTCTATTGATATTGTAAGGGGATTGGCATTGTTCGGGATTTTGCTGGTGAACTTGCCAAGCTTTATCATGTATTCGGAAGACGTTCCTCTACCAATAGAGGCGGGGATCGATGCGTGGATACGCTTGAGCTATGATTTATTCATTCAGACGAAATTTTTCGGGATCTTTTCGTTTCTGTTTGGCTTAGGTTTTTACATTTTCATGTCACGGGCTGAACAGCGGGGACAAAAAGTATTTCGTCTCTTCAGCAGACGGTTGCTCGCGATGTTTGCCATTGGTGTGATTCACATCTTTATTTGGTTTGGTGATATTTTGGCGGTGTACGCACTTCTCGGCTTTTTACTGATGCCTTTTTATCGAAGAAAGCCTTCTACGATTCTAGCATGGGCAGGCAGCCTGGGAGGCGTGTACATGCTAACTCAAGGCGTGGCACTCGTACAGACGCTTAATGGTCAAGAAGTCTATTCGTTTGTAGCATCACTCCAGACGACACTGATACCGATCTTCGTGATGTTCCTGTTTGGTTTGTATGCGGGATCGCGCGGGTTGATTGCTCAAATTCGTGAGCATAAGCCGTTGTTGAAACGAATCGCGGCTACTACACTTGTAATCAGTCTTCCGATCGCAGCAGGGATTATGTGGGCAAGCGGTGTTGTCTATGGTCCAAAGCTTGAGCAGGTGAATAAAATATTGGTTGATCTAAGTACGCTGCCTATGGCGCTGTGCTTTATCGCCAGCTTGTTTCTGTTGCTGGATCGTGAGCTGGCAAGGAAAATTCTCCAGCCGTTTGCTTACACGGGACAAATGGGGTTAACGACTTATTTGGGTCAGACAGTCATCATGACCATTCTGATTCCTTTGTTCGGCATTACGGCCATGCCGCTATCTTCTTGGCTTTTGCTCGCGTTTCCGATCTATGCGTTTCAATTACTCGTAAGCTGGCTGTGGCTGAAGCGTTTTAATCGAGGGCCGATGGAAAAGCTGTGGCGCTTCCTGACGTACGGACGTAAAAAGAAATCGGTTCCAGCTCCTGCTAACTGA
- a CDS encoding citrate synthase/methylcitrate synthase, which yields MTKQHPLAIGLDGIAVAETDLSLVDGINGLLVYRGHWARDLAIHHTFEEVAHLLWFGHLPSEQELTDLKDKLKANRELPEHVKGILKLIPADVDMMSVLRTGVSALGSSSHGFPPTIDEVISLAAKMPTIVAYRFACLEGREPLAPNPELDHTANYLYMLKGEKPKAAHARALDAYLILTQEHGMNASTFSGRVVSSTESDLISSITAAIGTLKGPLHGGAPSEVTEMIEAIGTKENAEPWLRNKLENGGRLMGFGHRVYKTIDPRATALRVVASELSSNDPWFDLATHVEKVGLQLLEEYKPGRKLNTNVEFFAAAVMRAVGLDDNLFTPTFAVSRVVGWSAHILEQAGKNRIIRPQSNYIGTMPE from the coding sequence ATGACAAAACAACATCCTTTGGCTATCGGCTTGGATGGTATCGCCGTAGCAGAAACAGACCTTAGTTTGGTGGATGGGATTAATGGACTGCTGGTGTACCGCGGTCATTGGGCGCGTGATTTGGCTATCCATCACACATTTGAGGAAGTGGCACACCTGCTCTGGTTCGGACATTTGCCTAGCGAGCAGGAGTTGACTGATTTAAAAGATAAGCTCAAAGCAAACCGTGAGCTGCCGGAGCACGTAAAGGGAATCTTGAAGCTGATCCCGGCAGATGTAGATATGATGAGTGTACTGCGTACAGGTGTTTCGGCGCTGGGCAGTTCCTCGCACGGCTTCCCGCCGACCATCGATGAGGTGATTTCGCTTGCTGCCAAGATGCCAACCATCGTTGCGTATCGCTTCGCTTGTTTGGAGGGCCGCGAGCCGTTGGCACCGAATCCGGAGCTGGACCATACAGCGAACTATCTGTATATGCTCAAGGGCGAAAAGCCAAAAGCGGCGCATGCTCGCGCACTGGATGCGTACCTGATTTTGACGCAGGAGCATGGCATGAATGCATCCACATTCTCCGGTCGTGTCGTTAGCTCGACCGAATCCGATCTGATTTCTTCCATTACGGCGGCAATCGGAACGCTGAAAGGTCCTTTGCACGGTGGAGCACCATCTGAAGTGACGGAGATGATCGAGGCTATCGGTACGAAGGAAAATGCAGAGCCATGGCTGCGCAACAAGCTGGAGAACGGCGGACGCTTGATGGGCTTCGGGCACCGCGTCTATAAAACGATTGATCCGCGTGCGACTGCTCTGCGCGTTGTTGCATCCGAGCTGTCGTCCAACGATCCATGGTTCGATCTGGCGACACACGTGGAAAAAGTAGGCTTGCAGTTGCTGGAAGAGTACAAACCAGGTCGCAAGCTGAATACAAACGTAGAGTTTTTTGCCGCAGCAGTCATGCGTGCAGTGGGTTTGGACGATAATTTGTTTACACCGACATTTGCTGTGAGCCGTGTGGTCGGCTGGAGTGCGCACATTCTGGAGCAGGCAGGCAAAAACCGCATTATTCGCCCGCAATCCAATTACATTGGCACGATGCCAGAATAA
- a CDS encoding NADH:flavin oxidoreductase/NADH oxidase → MALLSTPFQFKGLSLKNRIVMPPMCQYSVDAHDGTPTDWHFVHYVSRAVGGTGLIIVEMTDVEPDGRISNGDLGLWSDEQIPAYARIVSEVHKYEAKIGIQIAHAGRKAEDAEVPVSASAIAFPGARYKTPRALTTEEVKQMVVKFQDSARRAVEAGFDTIEIHGAHGYLIHQFHSPLTNQRDDEYGRDKALFGVEIIQAIKAVMPADMPLIMRVSAVEYVDGGYGLDYSTELCRRYKEAGVDIFHISSGGEGPIGSAGRPGVHPGYQVPLARAIKQALDVPVIAVGNLDDPKVAEASIGNGDTDLVAVGRGMLRDPYWALHAIHELSADELQPPKQYSRAF, encoded by the coding sequence ATGGCGTTGTTGTCTACCCCGTTTCAGTTTAAAGGACTTAGCTTGAAAAATCGGATCGTCATGCCGCCGATGTGCCAGTACTCTGTGGATGCACACGATGGAACACCAACCGACTGGCATTTTGTTCATTACGTTTCTCGTGCAGTAGGCGGAACAGGTCTGATCATTGTGGAAATGACCGATGTCGAGCCTGATGGCAGAATTTCCAACGGCGATTTGGGCTTGTGGTCTGACGAGCAGATTCCGGCATATGCACGGATCGTCTCCGAGGTTCATAAGTATGAGGCCAAAATTGGTATACAGATTGCTCATGCGGGCCGCAAAGCGGAAGACGCAGAAGTGCCTGTATCGGCGTCCGCAATTGCTTTCCCAGGGGCGCGCTACAAAACGCCACGGGCGTTGACGACAGAAGAAGTCAAACAAATGGTCGTCAAGTTCCAGGACTCTGCGAGACGTGCGGTGGAAGCCGGGTTTGACACCATTGAAATCCACGGTGCGCACGGATACCTGATCCACCAGTTCCACTCCCCTTTGACGAATCAGCGAGACGATGAATATGGGCGGGATAAAGCGCTATTTGGCGTTGAAATTATTCAGGCGATCAAAGCGGTTATGCCAGCGGACATGCCGCTGATCATGCGCGTCTCTGCCGTAGAGTACGTGGATGGCGGGTATGGGCTGGATTACAGCACGGAGCTGTGCCGCCGTTACAAGGAAGCAGGCGTGGATATTTTCCATATATCCAGCGGCGGGGAAGGACCGATTGGTTCAGCAGGCCGTCCAGGTGTTCATCCTGGCTATCAAGTACCATTGGCACGCGCGATTAAGCAGGCATTGGATGTTCCTGTCATTGCAGTCGGCAACCTCGATGATCCAAAAGTGGCCGAAGCATCGATTGGTAATGGCGATACGGATTTGGTAGCAGTTGGTCGTGGCATGCTGCGTGACCCTTATTGGGCACTGCATGCGATTCATGAGCTGTCGGCGGATGAGTTGCAGCCACCGAAGCAATATTCAAGAGCGTTTTAA